GGCCGTATGGAATGGGAAAAATTAACTTTGGTTGCTGGCTTACGTTTTGAAGACACTGATTTTAGTACTTCAGGTATGCGAGTTGAGTTAATCGAAGACGAGCAGCTTGATCTCGAAGACGTTGTCAATACAGCTTGGCAAGTAGAAAAAAGTTATGACCATATTTTACCTAGTGTGAATGTCCGTTATGAATTTAACGATAAGCTGATTGGTCGTGGGGCATTTACTCAAACGATTTCGCGCCCGAAATTTGAAGATTCTGCAGCGTTCCAAATCATTGAGTCTAAAACAGAAGAAGATGATGGGGTGTTTGTTACTGAGCGAGAAGCGGAAGTCGGCAACCCAGAACTAGAGCCATTTGAGTCAGATAACTTTGATTTAACCTTAGAATATTACCCAGGCAGCATTGGTGTGCTTTCTGCTGGATACTTCTATAAAAATATCGATAACTTTGTGATTATTGCTGATGTAGCAGATTTACCCCAGTGGGATGGATTCGATGAAGTAATGCAACCTATTAATGGCGAGTCGGCCAGTGTTAGTGGCGTTGAATTATCTTGGGTTAAAGCGTTTGATAATGGTTTGTTATTGTCAACCAATGGTACGTTTTCAAGTTCAGATGCTGTGACTATGTTTGACGGCGAAAGGTATGAAACCTCTTTACCTAATCAATCAGACAAAATTGGTAATGTGACTATAGGTTACGAAAGTAACTTATTAAGTCTGCGTTTAACCATGACCTATAAAAGTGAAAACTTAGAAGAAATTGATGGCGAGTTAATCCGTATGGAAGATGCCCACCAACAAGTAGATTTTACCAGCAAATATTTTATCAATCAGGATATGCATGTGTATTTTAATGCCATCAATATCACTGATGAAGCTTTCTACAACTACTTTGATCAACGCAATAATAATGCTCAGTATGAAAAGTACGGTCGTACCTTTGAAATTGGCTTTAATTGGATGTTGTAAGAAGGGCAATACCTTAATTGAGCATTCAATGTTGAATGCTCATATTTAGTTATATGTGAAGTAAAGCTGAAATATTCTTTGTGGCCTAGTTAAATGAGGCTAGTGGGAGAACAAATGTTAACTCGTATCGTTATCGTTATTGTAATGGTTTTGTCTGTATTGAGCTTTGCTGGGAATGCAGCACATGTGCATGACCAAAAATTTTATCAAACACATCAAGTGCGCGATCTAGCAATGCCTAAAGACAGTTTGAGTTTTTTGGTGTTAGGAGATTGGGGAAGAAATGGTCATTATCAGCAAGTTCCTGTAGCTGAAATGATGGATGTGGTCATGTACCAATTAGACGGTGAATTTATTACCACCACAGGTGATAATTTTTACTCTAAGGGTGTGGCATCTGTAGATGACCCATATTGGCAAACATCTTTTGAAAATATCTATCACGGGCCTAATTTATTTGTAGATTGGTATCCTACTTTAGGAAACCATGATTACGCTGGGAATTGGCAAGCACAAATTGACTATTCACAACGTAGTCGCCGTTGGGTTTTCCCTCATCCTTATTATGCTAAAACCTTCAAGGTTGGCGACAACGCTGAAATGTTGGT
The sequence above is a segment of the Paraglaciecola sp. L3A3 genome. Coding sequences within it:
- a CDS encoding metallophosphoesterase, which gives rise to MLTRIVIVIVMVLSVLSFAGNAAHVHDQKFYQTHQVRDLAMPKDSLSFLVLGDWGRNGHYQQVPVAEMMDVVMYQLDGEFITTTGDNFYSKGVASVDDPYWQTSFENIYHGPNLFVDWYPTLGNHDYAGNWQAQIDYSQRSRRWVFPHPYYAKTFKVGDNAEMLVLFIDSNPLNPEYKHRAKYAETQKQDGAKQLAWIEHQLAHSSAKWNIVIGHHPLYSSGKRYGKTSGIQGVLEPIFEKYKIDAYFAGHEHDLQHNRSAGKKVEHFVSGAGSELRPVGQREFTQFSKSEAGFLSVSVTDNNMLVQFINAAGQRIYHYNMYKSVL